TCTTGGCGATCTGGTTGAAAGTATGTTTAAACGCAGCATCGACGTAAAAGACTCAGGCGGTATTTTGCCGGGACACGGCGGTCTGCTGGATCGTTTTGATGGGTTACTGATGGCCGCGCCGCTGGTTTATGCTTATTTGAGTTTGGTTGTCTGAACCAGGATTTAACGGATTTTCGTAAGTTGATTTATCGGCACTCAAGGTGGTTTCTTTGTTTAAAAGGATATAAGGAGTGTATTTAAAAGTGGGCTGACTGTCATCCTGAGCTTGTCGAAGGGCGCGCGAAGGCCAAATTAGTCCACGCGCACGTGTTTCGACAAGCTCAACATGACACCCCTTGATCTTTAGATGATATCGTGTAAATATTAAAAATCTCGGTTCAAGACAAACAAAAAGGCATCCCTTTTTAGAGATGCCTTTCTTTATATCTTATAAAATCCTATTAATCCTAAAAATTCGTTGAATCCTGGTTCTGGTTACACCGAGAATGAACTGCCACAACCACAAGTACTGGCCGCATTCGGGTTGTTGAAAACAAAACCGCGGGCGTTCAGTCCGTCCTGAAAATCAATTTGCATGCCTGCAAGGTACAGGCCGTGGGCTTTGTGCATAAACACGCGGATGCCTTCAATATCGTATTCGTTATCGCCATCCTTTTTCTGGTCAAAACCCAGTATATAGTTCATGCCGGCGCAGCCACCACCTTCAACGCCTATGCGTAGGCCAAAGTCGTCACTAAGCTCCTGCTGATCTTTTAGT
This region of Mucilaginibacter yixingensis genomic DNA includes:
- a CDS encoding iron-sulfur cluster assembly accessory protein, encoding MSNAVETASAPVTFTDGAVKELHKLKDQQELSDDFGLRIGVEGGGCAGMNYILGFDQKKDGDNEYDIEGIRVFMHKAHGLYLAGMQIDFQDGLNARGFVFNNPNAASTCGCGSSFSV